The Abyssicoccus albus genome includes a region encoding these proteins:
- a CDS encoding GNAT family N-acetyltransferase, translating to MLERRFWSSLKVRRSSFNKKLIEKDQTIGVIVLLPTRPNTLEIINIAIDPNYQGKGYAKKLLKFAINNTKNKGFKHIEIGTANSSINQLALYQKVGFRINYIDKDFFLKNDHDEIYENHIQAIDMIRLHMDI from the coding sequence ATACTTGAAAGAAGATTTTGGTCTTCATTAAAAGTAAGAAGATCTTCTTTTAATAAAAAGTTGATTGAAAAAGACCAGACAATTGGTGTCATTGTATTGTTACCTACACGCCCTAACACATTAGAAATAATTAATATTGCGATTGATCCAAACTATCAAGGAAAAGGTTATGCTAAGAAGTTACTTAAATTTGCTATAAATAATACAAAAAACAAAGGGTTTAAACATATTGAAATCGGTACTGCTAATTCAAGTATTAACCAGTTAGCTTTATATCAGAAGGTAGGATTCAGAATTAATTATATCGACAAAGATTTTTTCTTAAAAAACGATCATGATGAAATTTATGAAAATCATATACAAGCTATTGATATGATTAGACTTCATATGGATATTTAA
- the rpsI gene encoding 30S ribosomal protein S9 produces the protein MAVVEYKGTGRRKSSVARVRLVPGEGNITVNKRDVREYLPFESLILDLNQPFDLTETQGNYDVIVNVHGGGFTGQAQAIRHGIARALLQADPEHRGVLKRAGMLTRDPRMKERKKPGLKGARRSPQFSKR, from the coding sequence ATGGCAGTAGTAGAATACAAAGGTACAGGTCGTCGTAAGAGCTCAGTAGCACGTGTACGCTTAGTTCCTGGTGAAGGTAACATCACTGTTAACAAGCGTGACGTACGTGAGTACTTACCATTTGAATCATTAATTTTAGACTTAAATCAACCATTTGATTTAACAGAAACTCAAGGAAACTACGATGTAATCGTAAACGTGCACGGCGGTGGATTCACTGGTCAAGCACAAGCGATTCGTCATGGGATTGCAAGAGCTTTATTACAAGCTGATCCTGAACATCGTGGTGTATTAAAGCGTGCGGGTATGTTAACACGTGACCCACGTATGAAAGAACGTAAGAAGCCAGGTCTTAAAGGCGCACGTCGTTCACCACAATTCTCAAAACGTTAA
- a CDS encoding class I SAM-dependent methyltransferase translates to MNHWDERFKVSEYIYGEAPNEFVKSHFNQGSGRVALFAEGEGRNAVYLASLGYSPIAYDYSKEGLKKARALAMKHNVEIDTLEIDLTQELAVEYEAHDNAVMIFGHVHKQHQQQLFNNLIDCVKPFGRIYFEVYAEGQLDYGTGGPKDREMLYSLEDIKQWVKEWPIDVVELSEEVVERYEGDKHYGESLVIQGVLQKRSN, encoded by the coding sequence ATGAATCATTGGGATGAACGGTTTAAAGTATCTGAATATATTTACGGAGAAGCACCGAATGAATTTGTGAAATCTCACTTCAATCAAGGCTCAGGTCGTGTGGCATTATTTGCAGAAGGGGAAGGACGTAATGCGGTATATTTAGCAAGCTTAGGCTATTCGCCAATTGCATATGATTATTCAAAAGAAGGTTTGAAGAAAGCACGAGCCCTGGCAATGAAACATAATGTTGAGATTGATACACTAGAAATAGATTTAACTCAAGAGTTAGCAGTAGAATATGAAGCACATGACAATGCAGTGATGATTTTTGGACATGTCCATAAACAACACCAACAACAACTATTTAACAATTTAATTGATTGTGTAAAACCATTCGGACGTATTTACTTTGAAGTGTACGCAGAAGGGCAATTGGACTATGGTACAGGCGGACCTAAAGATCGAGAAATGTTGTATTCATTAGAAGATATAAAACAATGGGTGAAAGAATGGCCGATAGATGTCGTTGAATTATCAGAAGAAGTCGTTGAACGTTATGAAGGGGATAAACACTACGGTGAATCTCTTGTCATACAAGGGGTTTTACAAAAACGATCAAATTAG
- a CDS encoding CadD family cadmium resistance transporter, giving the protein MIATILTAAAVYVATGIDYLVILILLFSQVKKGQVKHIWIGQYIGTVIVIGASLLVAQGIVNLIPQQWVIGLLGLLPLYLGVKIWIKGEEEQDESSILSLFSSGKFNQLFLTMTFIVLASSADDFSIYIPYFTTLNMSEIFIAVIVFLIMVAVLCYVSYRLASLDFISEKIEKYERWIVPIVFIGLGIYILFENGTFNALISFLF; this is encoded by the coding sequence ATGATCGCAACGATACTGACTGCAGCTGCGGTATATGTAGCAACAGGAATTGATTATCTCGTCATATTAATTCTTTTGTTTTCGCAAGTAAAAAAAGGTCAGGTAAAACATATTTGGATAGGACAATATATAGGGACTGTAATTGTGATAGGAGCAAGTCTTTTAGTTGCACAGGGGATTGTGAATTTAATTCCGCAGCAATGGGTTATCGGACTACTTGGACTTTTACCACTTTACTTAGGTGTGAAAATATGGATTAAAGGAGAAGAGGAGCAAGATGAAAGTAGTATTTTATCCTTATTCTCCTCTGGGAAATTTAATCAATTATTTTTGACGATGACTTTCATCGTATTGGCTTCCAGTGCGGATGACTTTTCGATTTATATACCGTACTTCACGACCTTAAATATGTCTGAAATCTTTATTGCTGTTATTGTCTTTTTGATTATGGTTGCTGTTTTATGTTATGTCAGTTATCGCTTAGCTTCCTTAGATTTTATATCAGAAAAAATTGAGAAATATGAACGTTGGATTGTACCTATTGTATTCATTGGGTTAGGGATTTATATATTGTTTGAAAATGGAACATTTAATGCTCTGATTTCATTTCTTTTTTGA
- a CDS encoding ArsR/SmtB family transcription factor, translating into MTKDMCEVTCIHEDKVNRAKKDLAKQNLMDVAKVFKALSDDTRVKIAYVLSLEGELCVCDVANIIESSTATASHHLRLLKNLGIATYRKEGKLVYYSLDDEHVKQLVEKAIEHQKEAMKIG; encoded by the coding sequence ATGACAAAAGATATGTGTGAAGTTACCTGTATTCATGAAGATAAGGTAAACAGGGCTAAAAAAGATCTTGCTAAACAGAATCTTATGGATGTAGCGAAAGTTTTTAAGGCTCTATCAGATGATACAAGAGTTAAAATTGCTTATGTTTTGTCTTTAGAGGGAGAGTTATGTGTTTGTGATGTAGCTAATATCATTGAATCTTCAACGGCTACGGCATCCCATCATTTAAGATTATTGAAAAATTTAGGTATAGCAACATACCGCAAAGAAGGAAAATTAGTCTATTATTCACTGGATGATGAGCATGTTAAACAGCTCGTAGAAAAAGCTATCGAGCATCAGAAGGAGGCTATGAAAATTGGATAA
- a CDS encoding heavy metal translocating P-type ATPase, with amino-acid sequence MQRYILSKKNSITLISAILIALAFFGRFSLDNMAIFNWSLIIASILGVAPIAIQAFQALKVKVVSIDVLVTIAVIAAVLIQNYEESAIVTFLFLFGSYLEQRTLNKTRSAIKELTELAPESALKQMENGEFEEIDVDDVDEGDILLVKTGAKVPVDGTVLTGEGHINEASITGESVPVSKKVDSEVFAGTILENGTIQIQSDRVGEDTTFGRIIELVEEAQDSKSEAERFIDRFSKYYTPAVLVLGFIVWLFSKDIELAITILVLGCPGALVIGVPVSNVAGIGNGARNGVLLKGSEVINDFSRVDTIVFDKTGTLTVGNPEVAEKEFYGNNTEEILGYLASVERESDHPLAKAVLQDIGETTFYTVEETEVVKGGGIVAKIGVHRIAVGNVALMEKENVKLSEKAKKDVERFEKNGNSLVLTAVDGELKVLMGIRDQIRPGVKKDLQNLKKLGVKNLVVLSGDNQGTVDLVARELGLTEAHGHMLPEGKSAYIEKMQAKGQLIAFVGDGLNDSPSLALADIGIAMGSGTDVAIETSDAVLMNSDFSRLPHALGLTKLTSRNMKQNIIIAVGVVLVLLASLLFSEWMNMSIGMLVHEASILVVILNGMRLLRYRLRG; translated from the coding sequence ATGCAAAGATATATATTAAGTAAAAAGAATTCCATTACACTGATCAGTGCAATTTTGATTGCACTTGCATTCTTCGGACGATTTTCCTTAGACAACATGGCCATTTTCAATTGGTCGCTCATCATTGCATCTATTCTTGGTGTAGCACCAATTGCGATTCAAGCCTTTCAGGCATTAAAAGTAAAAGTTGTCAGTATTGATGTTTTAGTTACCATTGCAGTAATTGCGGCAGTATTGATTCAAAATTATGAGGAATCAGCCATCGTTACTTTCTTATTCTTATTTGGTTCTTACTTGGAGCAACGTACCTTGAACAAAACACGTTCTGCCATTAAAGAATTAACAGAGCTGGCACCAGAAAGTGCTTTAAAGCAAATGGAAAATGGAGAATTTGAAGAAATTGATGTCGATGATGTAGATGAAGGTGACATTTTATTAGTCAAAACGGGTGCAAAAGTCCCCGTAGATGGAACCGTGTTAACAGGTGAAGGTCACATCAATGAAGCAAGTATTACCGGAGAGTCTGTTCCAGTAAGCAAAAAGGTCGATTCTGAAGTATTTGCGGGAACAATCTTAGAAAATGGAACGATTCAAATTCAATCTGATCGTGTAGGGGAAGATACAACATTTGGTAGAATTATCGAATTAGTGGAAGAAGCACAGGATTCCAAATCAGAAGCAGAGCGTTTTATTGATCGATTCTCTAAATATTATACACCAGCTGTTTTAGTCCTTGGTTTTATTGTTTGGCTATTCTCAAAAGATATTGAACTAGCTATCACGATTCTTGTTTTAGGATGTCCAGGTGCATTAGTTATCGGGGTTCCTGTATCCAACGTTGCCGGTATCGGAAACGGTGCACGTAATGGTGTCCTCCTAAAAGGTAGTGAAGTTATCAATGACTTTAGCAGAGTAGATACTATCGTTTTTGATAAAACGGGAACATTGACAGTAGGAAACCCTGAAGTTGCCGAAAAAGAATTTTACGGCAACAACACTGAAGAAATTCTAGGATACTTAGCAAGTGTGGAGCGCGAATCGGACCACCCACTAGCAAAAGCTGTCTTACAGGATATTGGAGAGACAACTTTCTATACTGTTGAAGAAACCGAAGTCGTTAAAGGTGGCGGAATTGTAGCAAAAATAGGTGTTCATCGTATAGCCGTTGGTAACGTAGCTTTAATGGAAAAAGAAAATGTGAAATTAAGCGAAAAAGCTAAAAAAGACGTCGAACGCTTTGAGAAAAATGGGAATTCTCTTGTGTTAACTGCGGTTGACGGAGAATTAAAAGTTCTGATGGGTATTCGAGATCAAATCCGTCCAGGTGTTAAAAAAGATCTTCAAAACCTAAAAAAACTTGGAGTCAAAAACCTAGTCGTTCTTTCAGGGGACAACCAAGGAACCGTAGATTTAGTTGCTCGAGAACTTGGATTAACAGAAGCACACGGTCATATGCTTCCAGAAGGAAAATCCGCATATATTGAAAAAATGCAAGCAAAAGGCCAACTTATTGCCTTTGTCGGTGACGGACTGAATGATAGTCCTTCATTAGCCTTAGCAGATATCGGAATCGCAATGGGAAGTGGAACAGATGTTGCAATTGAAACATCGGATGCTGTTTTAATGAATTCTGACTTTAGTCGTTTACCACACGCATTAGGCTTAACAAAATTAACTTCAAGAAACATGAAACAGAACATCATCATAGCAGTTGGTGTGGTATTAGTCTTACTTGCTAGCCTACTATTTAGTGAATGGATGAATATGTCAATCGGGATGTTGGTTCACGAAGCAAGTATCTTAGTAGTCATCTTGAATGGTATGAGATTGCTTCGATACCGTTTGAGAGGATAA
- a CDS encoding heavy metal translocating P-type ATPase, translated as MDNTAKTLTEDKNVYRVEGFSCANCAGKFEKNVKQLPGVQDAKVNFGASKIDVVGNVTVEELEEAGAFENLKVVPEKSRRRVEPVEDKNVYRVEGFSCANCAGKFEKNVKQLAGVQDAKVNFGASKIDIYGNASVEDLEKAGAFENLKVFPEKLANQTTKETREDNKVQKEEKIPFYKKHSTLLFAALLIAFGYLSHFVNGEDNLVTSMLFVGSIVIGGYSLFKVGFQNLIRFDFDMKTLMTVAVIGAAIIGEWAEAAIVVILFAISEALERFSMDRARQSIRSLMDIAPKEALVRRNGQEITINVDDIVVGDIMIVKPGQKIAMDGLVVNGLSAVNQAAITGESVPVSKTVDDEVFAGTLNEEGLLEVKITKYVEDTTIAKIIHLVEEAQGERAPAQAFVDKFAKYYTPIIMVIAALVAVVPPLFFGGGWDTWVYQGLAVLVVGCPCALVISTPISIVSAIGNAAKKGVLIKGGAYLEELGAIKSIAFDKTGTLTKGVPAVTDFKVLNNQVEEKELFSIITALEYRSQHPLASAIMQRAEQDNIPYSNVQVEDFASITGRGIKGVVNGTTYYIGSPRLFKELNVSDFSLEFENNVKILQNQGKTAMIIGTEQTILGVIAVSDEVRETSKNVIQKLHQLGIKQTIMLTGDNQGTANAIGAHVGVSDIQSELMPQDKLNFIKKMQSEHGNVAMIGDGVNDAPALAASTVGIAMGGAGTDTAIETADIALMGDDLSKLPFAVRLSRKTLNIIKANIIFAIGIKVIALLLVIPGWLTLWIAILSDMGATILVALNSLRLMRVKDK; from the coding sequence TTGGATAATACAGCAAAAACCTTAACAGAAGATAAAAATGTTTATCGTGTGGAGGGTTTCTCCTGTGCAAACTGTGCAGGGAAATTCGAAAAAAATGTAAAACAACTACCAGGAGTACAGGATGCTAAAGTCAATTTTGGAGCTTCTAAAATTGATGTAGTTGGAAATGTAACCGTTGAAGAACTAGAAGAGGCTGGTGCTTTCGAGAATCTTAAAGTGGTACCAGAGAAATCAAGAAGACGGGTCGAACCTGTTGAAGATAAAAATGTTTACCGTGTGGAGGGATTTTCCTGCGCAAACTGTGCTGGGAAGTTTGAAAAAAATGTAAAACAACTAGCTGGAGTTCAGGATGCAAAAGTGAACTTTGGCGCTTCCAAAATTGATATATATGGAAATGCATCGGTTGAAGATCTTGAAAAAGCAGGTGCTTTCGAGAATCTTAAAGTATTTCCTGAAAAACTGGCGAATCAAACGACAAAAGAGACCAGAGAGGACAACAAGGTTCAAAAAGAAGAGAAAATACCATTTTATAAAAAACATAGTACATTACTGTTTGCCGCATTACTAATTGCTTTTGGTTACCTTTCTCACTTTGTAAATGGAGAAGATAACCTCGTAACTTCCATGTTATTTGTAGGTTCAATTGTAATTGGCGGATATTCACTATTTAAAGTTGGTTTTCAAAATTTGATACGCTTTGATTTCGACATGAAAACCCTGATGACAGTTGCCGTTATTGGAGCTGCCATCATTGGTGAATGGGCAGAGGCGGCCATTGTTGTCATTCTATTTGCAATCAGTGAAGCTCTGGAACGTTTCTCTATGGACAGAGCAAGACAGTCCATTCGTTCATTGATGGATATTGCCCCAAAAGAAGCACTTGTTAGACGAAATGGTCAGGAAATAACGATCAATGTAGATGATATTGTTGTAGGCGATATTATGATTGTTAAGCCAGGGCAAAAAATTGCCATGGATGGGCTAGTTGTTAATGGCCTGTCGGCTGTCAATCAGGCAGCTATAACAGGAGAATCAGTCCCTGTTTCCAAAACAGTAGATGATGAAGTATTTGCAGGTACGCTTAACGAAGAGGGATTACTTGAAGTAAAAATCACCAAATATGTAGAGGATACAACCATTGCCAAAATCATTCATCTTGTTGAAGAAGCACAAGGGGAGCGTGCTCCAGCCCAAGCATTCGTAGATAAGTTTGCAAAATATTACACTCCGATCATTATGGTTATTGCAGCCTTGGTTGCAGTAGTTCCACCTTTATTCTTTGGTGGAGGATGGGATACATGGGTTTACCAAGGATTAGCAGTACTTGTAGTTGGGTGTCCTTGTGCATTAGTAATTTCTACTCCAATTTCGATTGTTTCGGCAATTGGAAATGCTGCTAAAAAAGGTGTGTTGATTAAAGGTGGTGCCTATTTGGAGGAATTGGGAGCCATCAAGTCAATCGCATTTGATAAAACAGGAACACTGACAAAAGGTGTACCTGCGGTAACAGATTTTAAAGTATTAAATAATCAAGTGGAAGAAAAAGAGCTATTTTCCATTATTACAGCTTTAGAATATCGTTCACAACATCCACTTGCTTCAGCAATTATGCAGAGGGCTGAGCAAGATAATATTCCTTATTCGAATGTGCAAGTGGAAGACTTCGCTTCGATTACTGGGCGAGGTATAAAAGGGGTTGTAAACGGAACAACTTATTATATTGGTAGTCCCAGACTTTTTAAGGAATTAAATGTTTCCGATTTTAGTCTTGAGTTTGAAAACAATGTGAAAATCCTACAAAATCAAGGAAAAACAGCCATGATCATTGGAACGGAACAAACAATCCTCGGTGTAATTGCCGTTTCAGATGAAGTACGTGAAACAAGCAAAAATGTGATTCAAAAACTTCACCAGTTAGGAATTAAGCAAACAATAATGCTAACTGGTGATAATCAAGGTACCGCAAATGCAATTGGTGCACACGTAGGCGTATCTGATATTCAATCCGAATTGATGCCACAGGATAAATTAAATTTTATTAAAAAAATGCAATCGGAGCATGGTAACGTAGCTATGATTGGCGATGGCGTTAATGATGCTCCTGCACTTGCTGCATCCACTGTTGGAATAGCAATGGGCGGTGCTGGTACAGATACTGCAATCGAAACAGCTGATATTGCCTTAATGGGAGACGATTTAAGCAAACTTCCATTTGCAGTAAGACTCAGTCGAAAAACGCTAAATATCATCAAAGCTAACATCATTTTTGCTATCGGAATTAAAGTAATTGCCTTACTATTGGTTATTCCAGGCTGGCTAACCCTTTGGATTGCGATTCTCTCCGATATGGGAGCTACTATTTTGGTAGCATTAAATAGTTTACGACTGATGAGAGTGAAGGATAAATAG
- a CDS encoding Crp/Fnr family transcriptional regulator: protein MEQNQCCHRQHGHAECIRIVPIFNHLEDSQMDLIAESAKTLHLQKGEMLFRAGEKDDTLYIINSGKARIYRLSDSGKEQLVRILNPGDFTGEVAIFQPGSNHENYAEALQNTSICLIKREDLQEYLLEYPQISLKILSEVTMRLKDSEKQTTQVAIENVETRIISFLAENVEKGSGNSPTIILPMSKKDLASYLGTTPETISRKFTTLEELGLIKQLPKKKIKIMDLDQLLLHTE, encoded by the coding sequence TTGGAACAAAACCAATGTTGTCATCGCCAACATGGACATGCAGAATGTATTCGTATTGTTCCCATTTTCAACCATCTGGAAGACTCACAAATGGATTTGATTGCGGAATCTGCGAAGACACTTCATCTACAAAAAGGGGAAATGTTATTCCGTGCAGGTGAGAAAGATGATACCTTATATATTATCAATTCAGGTAAAGCTCGGATTTACCGCTTATCGGATTCTGGAAAAGAACAACTTGTTCGCATTTTAAATCCCGGTGATTTTACAGGTGAAGTCGCCATTTTCCAACCTGGAAGTAATCATGAGAACTATGCGGAAGCACTACAAAATACATCCATTTGTTTAATTAAACGAGAGGATTTACAAGAGTATTTGTTGGAATATCCGCAGATCTCATTAAAAATACTGTCAGAAGTAACGATGCGTTTGAAGGATTCTGAAAAACAAACCACACAAGTAGCGATTGAAAATGTAGAAACCCGCATTATATCCTTTTTAGCTGAGAATGTTGAAAAGGGAAGCGGCAATAGTCCAACGATTATCTTACCAATGTCCAAAAAGGATTTAGCCTCGTATCTTGGTACCACACCAGAAACAATCAGCCGTAAGTTTACTACTCTAGAAGAACTTGGATTGATTAAACAGTTACCGAAAAAGAAAATTAAAATAATGGATTTAGATCAATTGTTACTTCATACTGAATAA
- a CDS encoding heavy-metal-associated domain-containing protein, translated as MQKATIQLETLSCPSCMQKIENAVKGINGVNQDSLKVMFNASKVKVDFDSEVVVINDIEEAIEDLGYPVVKSKVKPA; from the coding sequence ATGCAAAAAGCAACGATTCAATTAGAAACCTTATCTTGCCCATCTTGTATGCAAAAGATTGAAAATGCGGTGAAAGGAATAAACGGTGTGAATCAAGATAGCTTGAAGGTAATGTTCAATGCTAGTAAAGTAAAAGTAGATTTTGATTCAGAAGTAGTCGTTATTAACGATATCGAAGAGGCAATTGAAGACTTAGGATATCCTGTTGTCAAATCAAAGGTAAAACCTGCTTAA
- a CDS encoding iron-sulfur cluster repair di-iron protein, ric produces the protein MSEQTFNEVITNHFDKLDLYTTAITRAHGKNHPEAFEVRELFEKLSKKVKDAGTNKPDLDVEFAQLRKITNNYAIPGDVCETYAGTYEMLSEVDKAYQA, from the coding sequence ATGTCTGAACAAACATTTAACGAAGTAATAACAAACCATTTTGACAAACTGGATTTATACACTACTGCGATTACACGGGCCCATGGTAAGAACCATCCAGAAGCCTTTGAAGTACGTGAACTATTTGAAAAACTCAGTAAAAAGGTAAAAGATGCTGGTACAAACAAACCAGACTTGGATGTTGAATTTGCTCAGTTACGAAAAATCACAAACAACTACGCCATTCCTGGAGATGTATGTGAAACATATGCAGGCACCTACGAAATGTTATCAGAAGTAGATAAAGCATATCAGGCTTAA
- a CDS encoding heavy-metal-associated domain-containing protein: MQKAVIQLETLSCPSCMQKIENAVKGLNGVNQDSLKVLFNASKVKVDFDSETITVNDINKAIEDLGYPVVKSKVKSA; the protein is encoded by the coding sequence ATGCAAAAAGCAGTTATTCAATTAGAAACATTATCTTGTCCATCTTGTATGCAAAAGATTGAAAATGCAGTGAAAGGATTAAATGGGGTTAATCAAGATAGCTTAAAAGTATTATTCAATGCCAGTAAAGTAAAAGTAGATTTTGATTCAGAAACGATCACCGTTAACGATATTAATAAGGCAATTGAAGACTTAGGATATCCCGTTGTTAAATCAAAAGTAAAATCTGCCTAA
- a CDS encoding type II toxin-antitoxin system death-on-curing family toxin: MLKIKKSNFSSKKNEDMYPTLELKVANLYRNIVMKHIFFNGNKRTAFMVLNLFLRKNGKRLKVDQMEAVEFTVKIATEQLEEAVIAEWIERYIGD; the protein is encoded by the coding sequence TTGCTTAAGATTAAAAAGTCAAATTTCTCATCGAAGAAAAATGAAGATATGTATCCGACATTAGAATTAAAAGTAGCTAATTTATATAGAAATATTGTCATGAAGCATATTTTCTTTAATGGCAATAAACGAACAGCATTTATGGTGCTTAACCTATTTTTAAGAAAGAACGGTAAAAGATTGAAAGTAGATCAAATGGAAGCAGTCGAATTCACCGTAAAAATTGCTACAGAGCAATTGGAAGAAGCCGTTATAGCGGAGTGGATAGAACGATATATTGGAGATTAA
- a CDS encoding helix-turn-helix transcriptional regulator, producing the protein MKNKIRYLRKELNMSQAELGERIKVSRQTINAIENDKYDPTLSLAFKLAKEFNITVDELFS; encoded by the coding sequence GTGAAGAATAAAATACGTTATCTAAGGAAAGAACTAAATATGTCGCAAGCAGAATTAGGTGAAAGAATCAAAGTCTCACGTCAAACTATTAATGCCATTGAAAATGATAAATACGATCCTACCTTATCTTTAGCTTTTAAGCTTGCTAAAGAATTCAACATCACTGTTGACGAATTATTTTCATAA
- a CDS encoding helix-turn-helix domain-containing protein, whose product MIKKIIFYVEENLHEPLTLESIASQSYFSKYHFHRIFQSSIGMTVTEYIRLRRLANASSDLLYTNEHILDIALYYRFESQESFTRAFKEIYKLPPGKYRKVMSDVLKSKEETNMELKVKGWFLSGSNPFNYEMGIDHEIVHQGKASGYLKSKAVLDSTEFATMMQTFKANQFVDKRIRLSCFICTENVDTYAGIWMRVDDTMEDVLQFDNMSNRPIKGTTKWNHYSIILDVPPQSAVISFGIILSGQGTIWADQFIFEEVNKSIPTTNLEVHGELLDEPVNLSFDEEI is encoded by the coding sequence ATGATTAAAAAGATTATTTTTTATGTGGAAGAAAACTTACATGAACCACTTACCTTGGAAAGTATTGCATCACAATCATATTTCTCAAAATATCATTTTCATCGGATATTTCAATCCTCGATTGGCATGACGGTAACTGAATACATTCGGCTGAGAAGATTAGCAAACGCTTCTTCAGACTTACTGTATACAAATGAACACATTCTTGATATCGCTTTGTATTATCGTTTTGAATCACAGGAATCATTTACAAGAGCCTTTAAGGAGATTTATAAGCTTCCACCAGGAAAATACCGCAAAGTGATGTCAGACGTATTAAAAAGCAAGGAGGAAACAAATATGGAGCTAAAAGTGAAAGGTTGGTTTTTGAGTGGATCAAATCCATTTAATTACGAAATGGGAATTGACCATGAAATTGTTCATCAGGGGAAAGCATCAGGTTATTTAAAATCCAAGGCAGTATTAGATTCAACTGAATTTGCTACCATGATGCAAACATTTAAGGCTAATCAGTTTGTTGATAAGCGCATTAGACTTTCTTGTTTCATTTGTACGGAAAATGTAGATACGTATGCTGGGATATGGATGCGAGTGGACGACACAATGGAAGACGTTCTTCAATTTGATAATATGAGCAATCGCCCCATAAAAGGGACTACAAAATGGAACCATTATTCTATTATTTTAGACGTTCCTCCTCAAAGTGCTGTTATTTCATTTGGCATCATTCTGTCTGGGCAAGGCACTATATGGGCAGATCAATTTATTTTTGAAGAAGTGAATAAAAGTATTCCAACAACTAATTTAGAAGTGCATGGTGAATTGCTGGACGAGCCAGTAAATTTGTCGTTTGACGAAGAAATATAA
- the rplM gene encoding 50S ribosomal protein L13 yields the protein MRQTFMANESNIERKWFVVDAEGQTLGRLSTEVAALLRGKHKVTFTPHVDTGDNVIIINADKIEFTGNKAMDKMYYRHSQHPGGLKSISAGELREKNPERLLENSIKGMLPHNKLGRAIAKKLYVYAGSEHPHAAQKPENYELRG from the coding sequence ATGCGTCAAACTTTTATGGCGAATGAATCAAACATCGAACGTAAATGGTTCGTTGTTGATGCAGAAGGTCAAACGTTAGGTCGTTTGTCTACAGAAGTGGCAGCACTTTTACGCGGTAAGCATAAAGTGACTTTCACACCACACGTTGATACTGGTGACAATGTCATCATCATTAATGCGGATAAGATTGAATTTACAGGAAATAAAGCGATGGACAAAATGTACTATCGTCACTCTCAACATCCAGGTGGATTGAAATCAATCTCAGCAGGTGAGTTAAGAGAGAAAAATCCTGAGCGTTTATTAGAGAATTCTATTAAAGGAATGCTACCTCACAACAAGTTAGGTAGAGCGATCGCGAAGAAATTATACGTATATGCGGGTAGCGAGCATCCACACGCTGCACAAAAACCAGAAAACTACGAGTTACGTGGTTAA